In one Lolium rigidum isolate FL_2022 chromosome 3, APGP_CSIRO_Lrig_0.1, whole genome shotgun sequence genomic region, the following are encoded:
- the LOC124703184 gene encoding uncharacterized protein LOC124703184 → MEPSARGEPSTSASVDDSQSVSRAEDSQLFPTIPALNQAASNLAEIASYFTQCLPVPGYAGIPDEGQELAILPPVSTLGRPALQTSAELDGSSLSTTEINISGSTSQETSGQMAPFGVFQNGASLFQGLVDRARKTVRGSADDIGWLQRIQSLPSTEDGTTRFLEILDSVRKNEHKLPDSVVYLLVPGLFSNHGPLYFVKTKAYFSKMGLVCHIAKIHSESSVSKNAREIKEYIEEIYWGSRKRVLLLGHSKGGVDSAAALSLYWPQLKDKVAGLVIAQSPYGGSPVASDILREGQLGDYVMLRKVMEILVSKVLKGDLQALEDLTYERRKEFLSQHPLPPEVPVVSFHTEASITPSVLTALSHVAHVELPAAAGNPARIPVVMPLSAALAACSQVLVARYGEKSDGLVTRKDAEVPGSLAVRPERKLDHAWMVYSSMNEEPGDQADTSQVCEALLTLLVEVAQKRRHESAMKDE, encoded by the exons ATGGAGCCTTCAGCACGGGGAGAGCCCTCTACTTCTGCATCG GTCGACGATAGCCAATCAGTCAGTAGGGCTGAAGATTCACAACTCTTCCCCACCATCCCAGCATTAAACCAAGCTGCGTCAAATCTTGCCGAAATAGCTTCGTATTTTACCCAGTGCCTCCCAGTGCCTGGTTACGCAG GAATACCCGACGAAGGCCAAGAACTAGCAATACTTCCGCCTGTCTCGACTCTTGGCAGGCCTGCTCTTCAGACTTCTGCAGAGTTGGATGGCAGTAGCTTGTCTACCACTGAAATAAATATCAGTGGAAGTACCTCTCAGGAAACCTCAGGGCAGATGGCACCATTTGGTGTTTTTCAGAATGGGGCTTCACTATTTCAAGG TCTCGTAGACCGTGCTCGGAAAACTGTACGTGGTTCAGCAGATGATATTGGATGGCTCCAGCGTATTCAAAGCTTACCTTCAACTGAGGATGGGACGACCAGATTTTTGGAGATTCTTGACTCTGTGAG AAAAAATGAGCACAAGCTACCTGATTCGGTGGTGTATTTGTTGGTTCCAG GTTTGTTTAGTAACCATGGGCCACTGTACTTTGTGAAGACAAAAGCATACTTCTCTAAGATGGGTCTGGTTTGTCACATTGCCAAGATTCACAGTGAG TCTTCAGTAAGTAAAAATGCAAGGGAGATAAAGGAGTACATTGAAGAAATATACTGGGGATCAAGGAAACGTGTGCTGCTTCTTGGTCATAGCAAGGGTGGTGTGGATTCAGCGGCAGCTCTGTCACTCTACTGGCCACAACTGAAAGACAAGGTTGCAGGTCTGGTAATAGCTCAAAGCCCATACGGAGGAAGCCCAGTTGCTTCAGATATCCTGAGAGAGGGGCAACTTGGTGACTATGTCATGTTACGCAAAGTTATGGAGATTTTGGTTTCCAAAGTCCTCAAG GGTGATTTGCAGGCCCTGGAAGATCTGACATACGAAAGGAGGAAAGAATTCCTGTCGCAGCACCCGTTGCCCCCTGAGGTTCCAGTCGTATCATTCCACACAGAGGCAAGCATCACCCCAAGTGTGCTGACAGCCCTCTCTCATGTCGCGCATGTGGAGCTCCCAGCCGCCGCCGGCAACCCTGCGAGGATCCCCGTCGTGATGCCGCTTTCAGCTGCACTGGCAGCATGCTCGCAGGTGCTGGTGGCAAGGTACGGTGAGAAGAGCGACGGTCTTGTGACGAGGAAGGATGCCGAGGTTCCTGGATCACTGGCGGTCCGACCAGAGCGGAAGCTGGACCACGCGTGGATGGTGTATTCTTCGATGAACGAGGAGCCCGGAGATCAGGCAGACACGTCGCAGGTGTGCGAAGCCCTACTGACTCTGCTTGTCGAGGTTGCGCAAAAACGGAGGCATGAGTCAGCCATGAAAGACGAATAA